A region from the Aegilops tauschii subsp. strangulata cultivar AL8/78 chromosome 5, Aet v6.0, whole genome shotgun sequence genome encodes:
- the LOC109763172 gene encoding cell division cycle 5-like protein has protein sequence MRIMIKGGVWKNTEDEILKAAVMKYGKNQWARISSLLVRKSAKQCKARWYEWLDPSIKKTEWTREEDEKLLHLAKLMPTQWRTIAPIVGRTPSQCLERYEKLLDAACAKDENYEPNDDPRKLRPGEIDPNPESKPARPDPVDMDEDEKEMLSEARARLANTRGKKAKRKAREKQLEEARRLASLQKRRELKAAGIDNRHKKRKRKGIDYNAEIPFEKRPPPGFYDTVGEDRPLEHVQFPTTIEELEGRRRVDVEAQLRKQDIAKNKILQRQDAPAAIMQANKLNDPEAVTRRSKLMLPPPQISDIELEEIAKMGNAGDPALAEELGEGSTATRTLLANYSQTPRLGMTPLRTPQRTPGGKGDAIMMEAENLARLRESQTPLLGGDNPELHPSDFSGVTPRKKEMQTPNPMATPLASPGPGVTPRIGMTPSRDGNSFGLTPKGTPFRDELHINEEVEMQDSMQLELRRQAELRKGLRSGFASIPQPKNEYQIVMPPITEENEESEEKIEEDMSDRLARERAEEQARQEALLRKRSKVLQRSLPRPPAASVEILRQSLIKGGESRSTFVPPTSLEQADELINEELLRLLEHDNAKYPLDGQIQREKKKGSKRQANAAPFVPEIEGFDEHELKEASSMVEEEIQYLRVAMGHENESFEDFVKSHDACQEDLMFFPTNNSYGLASVAGNADKISALQHEFEMLKKRMDDEAKKASRLEQKIKLLTQGYQARAAKLGSQIQDTFKQMNTAATELECFEELQKQEQMAGAYRVRNLAGEVNKQKALEQTLQSRYGDLLSGYQSIQGQLEEHKRLLNLQKEAIEAEKRAKEEEAAAQNRAKEEEAAAQDRAKEEEAAAQDRAAEEENERKNHGIEEESGQTRVANEEAAGSKEIIGDQMDVDNADAAGELVGPIPPLPDAQVDNDGASVEQSTSNAQSGDSVTMNEGAIDKVDSSKLDGQDNTNGSMDVDAGSQEEGNNVPAATVVDVGNTPVSSDQAVSNEESDVVPE, from the exons ATGAGGATCATGATCAAGGGCGGGGTGTGGAAGAACACCGAGGACGAGATCCTCAAGGCGGCCGTGATGAAGTACGGCAAGAACCAGTGGGCGCGCATCTCCTCGCTGCTCGTCCGCAAGTCCGCCAAGCAGTGCAAGGCCCGCTGGTACGAGTGGCTCGACCCCTCCATCAAGAAG ACTGAGTGGACAAGGGAAGAGGATGAGAAGCTGCTCCATCTTGCTAAGCTCATGCCTACTCAATGGAGGACTATTGCACCTATCGTGGGTCGAACACCATCCCAGTGCCTCGAGCGTTATGAAAAATTGCTCGATGCTGCCTGTGCAAAGGATGAGAATTATGAGCCTAATGATGACCCAAGAAAGTTGCGACCTGGGGAGATTGATCCAAACCCCGAGTCAAAACCTGCACGTCCAGATCCTGTTGACATGGACGAAGATGAAAAGGAAATGCTTTCTGAGGCAAGGGCTCGCTTGGCTAACACCAGGGGTAAAAAGGCAAAACGGAAGGCAAGAGAGAAACAGCTTGAAGAGGCGAGGCGGCTTGCATCACTGCAAAAAAGGAGAGAACTGAAGGCAGCTGGTATTGACAACCGGCACAAGAAAAGGAAGAGAAAGGGAATTGACTATAATGCTGAGATCCCTTTTGAAAAGAGACCCCCTCCAGGCTTTTATGATACGGTGGGTGAGGACAGGCCACTTGAGCATGTGCAATTTCCAACTACCATCGAGGAGCTTGAAGGGAGGAGACGAGTGGATGTAGAGGCTCAGTTAAGAAAGCAAGACATTGCCAAGAACAAGATTCTGCAGAGGCAGGATGCCCCTGCCGCAATAATGCAAGCAAATAAACTCAATGACCCAGAAGCTGTCACAAgaaggtccaaactaatgcttcCACCACCCCAAATTTCTGATATTGAATTGGAGGAGATTGCTAAGATGGGCAATGCTGGCGATCCTGCTCTAGCCGAGGAGCTTGGTGAAGGAAGTACTGCTACTAGGACACTGCTTGCAAATTATTCCCAGACTCCAAGGCTTGGTATGACACCATTGCGAACGCCGCAACGAACGCCAGGTGGGAAAGGTGATGCTATTATGATGGAGGCAGAGAATCTTGCACGGCTAAGGGAATCACAAACACCTCTTTTAGGAGGTGATAACCCAGAGCTTCATCCATCAGATTTCTCTGGCGTTACACCACGTAAGAAAGAGATGCAGACTCCAAATCCCATGGCAACACCTCTGGCTAGCCCTGGCCCTGGTGTTACCCCAAGGATTGGTATGACACCGTCCAGAGATGGAAATTCCTTTGGGTTAACTCCAAAAGGGACCCCCTTCAGGGATGAGCTTCACATAAATGAAGAGGTGGAAATGCAAGACAGCATGCAGCTTGAGCTTCGTAGGCAAGCAGAGTTAAGAAAAGGTCTGCGATCTGGTTTTGCTTCTATTCCACAGCCTAAGAATGAGTACCAGATAGTTATGCCACCTATCACAGAGGAGAATGAAGAATCTGAAGAGAAAATTGAAGAGGATATGTCAGACAGGTTAGCACGAGAAAGGGCCGAGGAACAAGCAAGGCAGGAGGCATTGCTCAGAAAGAGGTCCAAAGTGTTGCAGAGGAGTTTGCCTAGGCCACCTGCGGCTTCAGTGGAGATTCTCCGGCAGTCTCTGATTAAAGGTGGTGAAAGCAGAAGTACCTTTGTGCCTCCTACATCACTTGAACAAGCTGATGAGCTAATAAATGAGGAGCTCCTTAGGCTCCTTGAGCATGATAATGCTAAATATCCGCTTGATGGACAAATTcagagagagaaaaagaaaggaaGCAAGCGTCAGGCAAACGCAGCACCTTTCGTCCCTGAAATCGAAGGTTTCGATGAGCATGAACTAAAAGAG GCAAGTTCTATGGTTGAGGAGGAGATTCAGTATCTTCGTGTGGCCATGGGCCATGAAAATGAATCTTTTGAGGATTTTGTAAAGTCACATGATGCATGCCAAGAGGACCTTATGTTTTTCCCTACTAACAACAGCTATGGTCTTGCTAGTGTTGCTGGAAATGCTGATAAAATTTCTGCCTTGCAACATGAGTTTGAAATGTTGAAGAAGAGAATGGATGACGAAGCAAAGAAAGCTTCTCGGCTTGAGCAGAAGATCAAACTGCTGACACAAGGTTACCAG GCGCGGGCTGCAAAATTGGGATCACAGATCCAGGATACCTTCAAGCAGATGAATACGGCAGCAACAGAACTTGAATGCTTCGAAGAGTTGCAGAAACAAGAACAGATGGCTGGTGCCTATCGTGTGAGAAATTTGGCTGGAGAAGTGAATAAACAGAAGGCATTAGAACAGACTCTCCAAAGCCGCTATGGTGATCTGTTGTCTGGTTACCAGAGCATCCAAGGACAACTTGAGGAGCACAAGAGGCTACTTAACCTACAGAAGGAGGCAATAGAGGCAGAAAAACGTGCTAAGGAGGAGGAAGCTGCAGCTCAAAATCGTGCAAAGGAGGAGGAAGCTGCAGCTCAAGATCGTGCCAAGGAGGAGGAAGCTGCAGCTCAAGATCGTGCTGCTGAGgaagaaaatgagaggaagaatcACGGCATTGAAGAGGAATCAGGACAGACCAGGGTTGCCAATGAAGAAGCTGCAGGAAGCAAAGAAATCATCGGGGACCAGATGGATGTGGACAACGCAGATGCAGCTGGAGAACTTGTAGGTCCTATTCCTCCACTGCCGGATGCTCAAGTGGATAATGATGGAGCTTCAGTTGAACAGAGTACTTCTAACGCTCAGAGTGGTGACAGCGTTACCATGAACGAGGGAGCTATTGACAAGGTTGATTCGTCCAAATTAGATGGTCAGGACAATACCAATGGTAGCATGGATGTTGATGCTGGTAGCCAGGAAGAGGGAAACAATGTTCCTGCTGCTACAGTTGTAGATGTAGGGAACACACCTGTATCTTCAGATCAAGCTGTCTCGAATGAAGAGAGTGACGTGGTCCCTGAATAA
- the LOC109763195 gene encoding serine/threonine-protein kinase AGC1-5, giving the protein MERIRFRSVDAGARTYPTTLPSPRMLDAAATEPPGFRKSMNPIYADGTARSASTATVPASLDAPDPDGSIRSHADADADAGSGNSNNNSVAAVLVRRHTGGDGRWEAIRAADARESPLSLGHFRLLKRLGYGDIGSVYLVELRGAAGGGALFAMKVMDKGSLVSRNKLSRAQTEREILGLLDHPFLPTLYSHFETDKFFCLLMEFCSGGNLHSLRQKQPNKHFTEHAARFYASEVLLALEYLHMLGVVYRDLKPENVLVREEGHIMLSDFDLSLRCAVSPTLVRTPSGRVGAAAGLVHGCKLPRILSSSKAKGKKKLAAAKANQQELVVGDGKKQPWTSLEFMAEPTGARSMSFVGTHEYLAPEIIRGDGHGSAVDWWTFGVFLYELLHGTTPFKGSGNRATLFNVVGQPLRFPDAPGVSAAARDLIRGLLAKEPQKRLAYRRGAAEIKQHPFFEGVNWALVRSAAPPYIPDAVDCCPAPVRLPSDAPSQGGTPRSAAGGKAGSPHADPSSYVDFEYF; this is encoded by the exons ATGGAGCGCATCAGGTTCAGGAGCGTCGACGCCGGCGCCCGCACGTACCCGACCACGCTGCCGAGCCCGAGGATGCTCGACGCCGCCGCGACGGAGCCGCCGGGCTTCAGGAAGAGCATGAACCCGATCTATGCGGACGGGaccgcccgctccgcctccaccgcGACGGTCCCGGCCTCCCTCGACGCCCCCGACCCGGACGGCTCCATACGAAGccacgccgacgccgacgccgacgccgggAGCGggaacagcaacaacaacagcgtGGCCGCGGTGCTCGTGCGGCGGCACACCGGCGGGGACGGGCGCTGGGAGGCCATCCGGGCGGCGGACGCGCGCGAGTCGCCGCTCAGCCTGGGCCACTTCCGGCTGCTCAAGCGGCTGGGGTACGGCGACATCGGCAGTGTGTACCTGGTGGAGCTCCGCGGCGCCGCGGGCGGGGGCGCGCTCTTCGCCATGAAGGTGATGGACAAGGGGTCCCTGGTGAGCCGGAACAAGCTGTCCCGCGCGCAGACGGAGCGCGAGATCCTCGGCCTGCTCGACCACCCCTTCCTCCCCACGCTCTACTCCCACTTCGAGACGGACAAGTTCTTCTGCCTCCTCATGGAGTTCTGCAGCGGCGGCAACCTGCACTCCCTCCGCCAGAAGCAGCCCAACAAGCACTTCACCGAGCACGCCGCCAG GTTTTACGCTTCCGAGGTGCTGCTGGCGCTGGAGTACCTGCACATGCTGGGCGTGGTGTACCGGGACCTCAAGCCGGAGAACGTGCTGGTCAGGGAGGAAGGCCACATCATGCTCTCCGACTTCGACCTCTCGCTCCGCTGCGCCGTCAGCCCCACGCTCGTCCGCACCCCGTCCGGCCGcgtcggcgccgccgccggcctcgtCCACGGCTGCAAGCTCCCGCGCATCCTCTCCTCCAGCAAGGCCAAGGGCAAGAAGAAGCTGGCGGCGGCCAAGGCCAACCAGCAAGAACTGGTGGTCGGCGACGGCAAGAAGCAGCCGTGGACGTCGCTCGAGTTCATGGCCGAGCCGACCGGCGCGCGCTCCATGTCCTTCGTCGGCACGCACGAGTACCTGGCGCCCGAGATCATCCGCGGCGACGGCCACGGCAGCGCCGTCGACTGGTGGACCTTCGGCGTCTTCCTCTACGAGCTGCTGCACGGCACCACGCccttcaagggctccggcaaccgCGCCACGCTCTTCAACGTCGTCGGCCAGCCGCTGCGCTTCCCGGACGCGCCCGGCGTCAGCGCCGCCGCCAGGGACCTCATCCGGGGCCTGCTGGCCAAGGAGCCGCAGAAGCGGCTCGCGTACCGCCGCGGCGCCGCCGAGATCAAGCAGCACCCATTCTTCGAGGGCGTCAACTGGGCGCTCGTCAGGAGCGCCGCGCCGCCCTACATCCCCGACGCCGTGGACTGCTGCCCCGCCCCCGTGCGCCTCCCCAGCGACGCCCCGTCGCAGGGCGGCACGCCGAGGAGCGCCGCCGGTGGGAAGGCCGGCTCACCTCATGCTGATCCGTCGTCGTACGTCGATTTCGAGTACTTCTAG